In Arthrobacter sp. MN05-02, one genomic interval encodes:
- the dnaG gene encoding DNA primase (possible pseudo due to frameshift): MGKRQRLLDAHKIAAEFYRDQLLTPGAATARQFLQERGFDRAAAEQFGVGYAPQGWDTLLNHLTGRGFTLDELKLTGMFSASSSNAGRFYDRFRGRLIWPIRDITGDTVGFGARKLYEDDQGPKYLNTPETSLYKKSQVLYGIDLAKREIAKNRQLVVVEGYTDVMACHLAGVATAVATCGTAFGTDHIKIARRLLSDDGTGAEVIFTFDGDAAGQKAALRAFEEDQRFNSQTYVAVEASGADPCELRQTRGDDAVRALIADRRPLFEFAIKASFGNFDLSSGEGQVKALRHAAPIVAQIRDVSLRSTYTRELSRWLGMQYVGEDQVARAVAAAARREGGSAQASNGRQQGRQGQQGNPGQQGGAGSGPADPAGAASGSAASATPGEPSFERPDPRDPIARMEREALEVVLQQPTLLTPAQWESFSTSRFTVPVYEALHNAVLAAGAAGTELSRWVESVREGVPDVLRPLVSELAVRPLPAKDADAMVMYCRDILNRLTELRITQQKAEKLGQLQRMDPAADPALYNQLQRDLMELEMQRRQLREE; the protein is encoded by the coding sequence GTGGGCAAGCGGCAGCGACTGCTCGACGCCCACAAGATCGCAGCGGAGTTCTACCGCGACCAGCTCCTCACCCCGGGTGCTGCCACGGCCCGGCAGTTCCTGCAGGAGCGGGGCTTCGACCGCGCCGCCGCGGAGCAGTTCGGCGTCGGCTACGCGCCGCAGGGGTGGGACACGCTCCTGAACCACCTCACCGGGCGCGGCTTCACCCTCGACGAGCTGAAGCTGACCGGCATGTTCAGTGCATCCTCGAGCAATGCGGGCCGGTTCTACGACCGCTTCCGCGGACGCCTCATCTGGCCCATCCGCGACATCACGGGGGACACCGTGGGGTTCGGGGCGCGGAAGCTCTACGAGGACGACCAGGGGCCCAAGTATCTCAACACCCCCGAGACCTCCCTCTACAAGAAGTCCCAGGTGCTGTACGGCATCGACCTCGCCAAGCGGGAGATCGCCAAGAACCGGCAGCTCGTCGTCGTCGAGGGGTACACCGACGTCATGGCATGCCACCTGGCCGGCGTCGCCACCGCCGTCGCGACCTGCGGCACGGCCTTCGGCACCGACCACATCAAGATCGCCCGCAGGCTCCTGTCCGACGACGGCACCGGGGCCGAGGTGATCTTCACCTTCGACGGCGACGCGGCGGGGCAGAAGGCGGCGCTGCGTGCGTTCGAGGAGGACCAGCGGTTCAACTCCCAGACCTATGTCGCCGTGGAGGCGTCCGGGGCCGACCCGTGCGAGCTGCGGCAGACCCGCGGCGACGACGCCGTGCGTGCCCTCATCGCCGACCGCCGTCCCCTGTTCGAGTTCGCCATCAAGGCGTCCTTCGGGAACTTCGACCTCTCCTCGGGCGAGGGCCAGGTGAAGGCCCTGCGCCATGCGGCCCCGATCGTCGCCCAGATCCGCGACGTGTCGCTGCGGTCCACGTACACCCGTGAGCTCTCACGCTGGCTCGGCATGCAGTACGTCGGCGAGGACCAGGTGGCCCGTGCGGTGGCTGCCGCGGCACGCCGCGAGGGCGGCTCCGCGCAGGCGTCCAACGGCCGCCAGCAGGGCAGGCAGGGCCAGCAGGGGAACCCTGGGCAGCAGGGGGGCGCGGGATCCGGGCCCGCGGATCCCGCCGGCGCCGCGTCGGGTTCCGCGGCGTCCGCCACCCCGGGCGAGCCCTCCTTCGAGCGCCCCGATCCGCGGGATCCCATCGCCCGGATGGAGCGAGAGGCGCTCGAGGTGGTGCTCCAGCAACCCACCCTCCTCACTCCGGCGCAGTGGGAGAGCTTCTCCACGTCCCGGTTCACCGTCCCGGTCTACGAGGCGCTGCACAACGCGGTACTCGCGGCGGGGGCGGCGGGCACGGAGCTGTCCCGCTGGGTGGAATCGGTGCGGGAGGGCGTCCCGGACGTCCTGCGTCCCCTCGTCAGCGAACTGGCCGTCCGGCCCCTGCCGGCGAAGGACGCCGACGCCATGGTGATGTACTGCCGCGACATCCTGAACCGGCTGACCGAGCTACGGATCACGCAGCAGAAGGCCGAGAAGCTCGGGCAGCTCCAGCGCATGGATCCTGCCGCCGACCCGGCCCTCTACAACCAGCTGCAACGCGACCTGATGGAACTCGAGATGCAGCGGCGGCAGCTCCGCGAGGAGTGA
- a CDS encoding putative multidrug resistance transporter, Bcr/CflA family protein — protein sequence MSTISHPGDTLSRREKIIYVFILGTLTALGPFTIDLYLPAFPALRSDLGVSEAAVQLTLTGTIIGFAGGQLLVGPVSDKIGRRLPLILATTLHVGASIGAASSEDITMLMVFRVLQGIGAAGGGVVAMAMVRDLFGGYTLVRMLSYMALVNGMAPIFAPVIGSQLLLLFPWPGIFWFLACYGVLVIVAVSLFIIETLPRENRRRSGLTVVQRYRAVLGDRIFIGILLVGGMNFSGLFSYLSASPFLFQGPYGLNEQQYGLLFAINSLGIVAGVQISSRVLRRVGPQWVIAMATVVQLVMALLIIAFDQLGLGFWGTALPLWFYIMATGFIFPCVQVLALINNGAQAGTAASLLGAVTFGTAGVISPLVGLLGEGIESATPMALVMAACIALAVTFLWVVVRPRTVPALQ from the coding sequence TTGAGCACCATTTCCCACCCCGGCGACACCCTTTCGCGCCGCGAGAAGATCATCTACGTCTTCATCCTCGGCACCCTGACGGCCCTCGGTCCCTTCACGATCGACCTCTACCTCCCGGCCTTCCCCGCACTGCGGTCCGACCTCGGCGTCTCCGAGGCCGCGGTCCAGCTGACCCTCACCGGGACGATCATCGGTTTCGCCGGCGGCCAGCTCCTCGTGGGCCCCGTCAGCGACAAGATCGGCCGGCGCCTGCCACTCATCCTCGCGACCACGCTCCATGTCGGAGCCTCCATCGGTGCGGCGTCCTCGGAGGACATCACCATGCTGATGGTGTTCCGCGTACTGCAGGGCATCGGCGCGGCAGGAGGCGGCGTGGTGGCGATGGCCATGGTGCGTGACCTCTTCGGCGGCTACACCCTGGTGCGGATGCTCTCCTACATGGCACTCGTCAACGGCATGGCTCCCATCTTCGCCCCGGTGATCGGCTCGCAGCTGCTCCTGCTGTTCCCCTGGCCGGGCATCTTCTGGTTCCTCGCGTGCTACGGCGTGCTCGTGATCGTCGCGGTGTCGCTGTTCATCATCGAGACCCTGCCCCGGGAGAACCGCCGCCGGTCCGGGCTCACGGTCGTGCAGCGCTACCGCGCGGTGCTCGGCGACCGGATCTTCATCGGCATCCTGCTGGTCGGCGGCATGAACTTCTCCGGGCTCTTCTCCTACCTGTCCGCGTCGCCGTTCCTCTTCCAGGGACCGTACGGCCTGAACGAGCAGCAGTACGGCCTGCTGTTCGCGATCAACTCCCTGGGTATCGTGGCGGGCGTCCAGATCAGCTCGCGCGTCCTCAGGCGCGTCGGTCCGCAGTGGGTCATCGCCATGGCCACCGTGGTGCAGCTGGTCATGGCGCTGCTCATCATCGCCTTCGACCAGTTGGGCCTCGGGTTCTGGGGCACCGCGCTCCCGCTGTGGTTCTACATCATGGCCACGGGCTTCATCTTCCCCTGCGTACAGGTCCTCGCACTCATCAACAACGGGGCCCAGGCCGGGACGGCCGCCTCGCTGCTGGGCGCGGTGACCTTCGGGACGGCGGGTGTCATCTCCCCCCTCGTCGGCCTGCTGGGCGAGGGCATCGAATCGGCCACGCCGATGGCACTGGTCATGGCCGCCTGCATCGCCCTTGCCGTGACGTTCCTCTGGGTCGTCGTCCGCCCGAGGACGGTGCCGGCCCTGCAGTGA
- a CDS encoding hypothetical protein (possible pseudo due to frameshift), with translation MSFPELSATTGYSSADTERWIQEPPKSSHRTDFERDRARVLHSSALRRLGAKTQVVAPDTDDFVRTRLTHSLEVAQVGRELGRTLGCDPDIVDTACLAHDLGHPPFGHNGESALNDIAHGIGGFEGNAQTLRLLTRLEPKVLGPDGGPAGLNLTRASLDASCKYPWTAASAPVIGGQRTTKFGAYDDDLPVFEWLRHGAPEGRSCLEAQVMDLADDISYSVHDVEDAIVAGHLQLKWMDSADARARVVGYTRQWYLPGSDPAAVDAALARLERTPVWVREADGTRRSMAALKNMTSQLIGRFCQSAMQSTRSIYGPRIR, from the coding sequence ATGAGCTTCCCCGAACTGTCCGCCACCACCGGCTACAGCAGCGCGGACACGGAGCGGTGGATCCAGGAGCCACCCAAAAGCTCCCACCGCACCGACTTCGAACGCGACCGCGCGCGGGTGCTGCACTCGTCGGCACTGCGCCGCCTCGGCGCGAAGACGCAGGTCGTCGCACCGGACACCGACGACTTCGTGCGTACCCGCCTCACCCACTCCCTCGAGGTCGCGCAGGTGGGCCGGGAGCTCGGCAGGACGCTCGGGTGCGATCCGGACATCGTGGACACGGCGTGCCTGGCCCACGACCTCGGACACCCGCCGTTCGGCCACAACGGGGAGTCGGCCCTCAACGACATCGCCCACGGCATCGGCGGTTTCGAGGGCAATGCCCAGACGCTGCGCCTGCTCACGCGCCTCGAGCCGAAGGTCCTCGGGCCCGACGGCGGCCCTGCGGGCCTGAACCTCACCCGGGCGAGCCTCGACGCCTCCTGCAAGTACCCGTGGACCGCCGCGTCGGCTCCCGTGATCGGGGGCCAGCGCACCACCAAGTTCGGTGCGTACGACGACGACCTGCCGGTCTTCGAGTGGCTGCGCCACGGTGCCCCCGAGGGCCGGTCGTGCCTCGAGGCGCAGGTCATGGACCTCGCCGACGACATCTCCTACTCCGTGCACGACGTCGAGGACGCGATCGTCGCCGGGCACCTGCAGCTGAAGTGGATGGACAGCGCCGACGCACGCGCCCGCGTGGTGGGCTACACCCGGCAGTGGTACCTCCCCGGCAGCGACCCGGCGGCCGTCGACGCAGCGCTGGCACGCCTGGAACGGACGCCCGTCTGGGTCCGCGAGGCGGACGGTACACGGCGGTCGATGGCTGCCCTGAAGAACATGACCAGCCAGCTGATCGGCCGCTTCTGCCAGAGTGCCATGCAGTCCACGCGCTCCATCTACGGCCCCCGGATCCGCTGA
- the gcdH_2 gene encoding glutaryl-CoA dehydrogenase, whose protein sequence is MSKTSIDVNNLPYPDGDFYAFEELLSDKERSRLAEIRAWLTREVRPHAVGWWNQGAFPKELIPRIAELDPVSPVHRQGYSNLFAGITHAEFTRADTSIATFLGVHDGLFTGSIEALASPEQQREWLPDIYALKKIGAFGLTEPLGGSDVAGGTRTTARRDGGSWILNGAKRWIGNATFSDWVVVYARDLADNQVKGFLVDTTTPGFTATKIENKIALRTVENADIVLDDVVVSDDYHLKGANSFRDTNKVLKVTRLAVGWQAVGQQLAAFDVARRYAVEREQFGRPIAGFQLIQQQLVQILGNAMSSMGMMVRLSQLEDAGTAKDEQSALAKAFTTARMRESVAAGRNILGGNGIVADYEMAKIFSDAEAIYSYEGTQEINTLVAGRAITGMAAFV, encoded by the coding sequence ATGAGCAAGACGTCGATCGATGTCAACAACCTGCCGTACCCGGACGGCGACTTCTACGCCTTCGAGGAACTGCTGTCCGACAAGGAGCGCTCCCGGCTGGCCGAGATCCGGGCGTGGCTCACCCGCGAGGTCCGCCCCCACGCCGTCGGGTGGTGGAACCAGGGCGCGTTCCCCAAGGAGCTCATCCCTCGGATCGCCGAGCTGGACCCGGTGAGCCCCGTCCACCGGCAGGGCTACTCGAACCTGTTCGCCGGCATCACCCACGCCGAATTCACCCGGGCGGACACGTCGATCGCGACCTTCCTGGGTGTCCACGACGGCCTGTTCACCGGGTCCATCGAAGCCCTCGCCTCCCCCGAGCAGCAGCGGGAATGGCTCCCGGACATCTACGCCCTGAAGAAGATCGGCGCCTTCGGCCTGACGGAGCCGCTCGGTGGTTCCGACGTGGCAGGCGGCACGCGCACCACGGCTCGCCGCGACGGCGGTTCGTGGATCCTGAACGGCGCCAAGCGCTGGATCGGCAATGCGACCTTCTCCGACTGGGTGGTCGTCTACGCGCGCGACCTCGCCGACAACCAGGTCAAGGGCTTCCTGGTGGACACCACCACCCCCGGATTCACCGCGACCAAGATCGAGAACAAGATCGCGCTGCGCACCGTCGAGAACGCCGACATCGTGCTCGACGACGTGGTCGTCTCCGACGACTACCACCTCAAGGGAGCGAACAGCTTCCGGGACACCAACAAGGTCCTCAAGGTGACGAGGCTCGCCGTCGGCTGGCAGGCCGTGGGCCAGCAGCTCGCCGCCTTCGACGTGGCACGCCGCTATGCCGTGGAGCGCGAGCAGTTCGGCCGGCCCATCGCGGGCTTCCAGCTCATCCAGCAGCAGCTCGTCCAGATCCTCGGCAACGCGATGAGCTCCATGGGGATGATGGTCCGCCTGTCCCAGCTCGAGGACGCGGGCACGGCGAAGGACGAGCAGTCCGCTCTCGCCAAGGCCTTCACCACGGCCCGGATGCGCGAGAGCGTCGCTGCCGGACGCAACATCCTCGGCGGGAACGGCATCGTCGCGGACTACGAGATGGCGAAGATCTTCTCCGACGCGGAAGCCATCTACTCCTACGAGGGCACCCAGGAGATCAACACGCTCGTCGCGGGCCGGGCGATCACGGGCATGGCCGCCTTCGTCTAG
- the pgsA_1 gene encoding CDP-diacylglycerol--glycerol-3-phosphate 3-phosphatidyltransferase: MRLIGAGTRSGGEGTVLSTAWTLPNIITLVRFLGVPLFVLLITQQRYGAAVLTLVVIGSTDWVDGYVARRFNQVSTVGKWLDPVADRTALVVIAVTFVVDGIAPAWLVWTIVIPDVILIINALVLFRGPLHLPVATVGKIRTALLLVGAPLLLLHRVEGFGHAWILTVAQGLLAAGCVLHLVAFVAYFRAAHRKYRLERAEQQSCPS; encoded by the coding sequence ATGCGATTGATCGGGGCCGGGACACGGTCCGGCGGCGAGGGGACTGTGCTGTCGACGGCGTGGACCCTGCCCAACATCATCACGCTCGTCCGATTCCTCGGCGTCCCGCTGTTCGTCCTCCTCATCACCCAGCAGCGCTACGGGGCAGCCGTCCTCACCCTCGTGGTCATCGGCTCCACCGACTGGGTGGACGGCTACGTGGCCCGGCGCTTCAACCAGGTGTCCACCGTCGGCAAGTGGCTCGACCCGGTCGCGGACCGTACCGCACTGGTCGTCATCGCGGTCACCTTCGTGGTGGACGGCATCGCCCCTGCGTGGCTCGTCTGGACCATCGTCATCCCCGACGTCATCCTCATCATCAATGCACTGGTCCTGTTCCGCGGCCCCCTGCATCTGCCCGTGGCCACCGTCGGCAAGATCCGCACGGCGCTGCTCCTCGTCGGAGCCCCCCTGCTGCTGCTGCACCGCGTCGAGGGTTTCGGGCACGCCTGGATCCTCACGGTGGCGCAGGGGCTGCTCGCCGCCGGCTGCGTGCTGCACCTCGTCGCGTTCGTCGCCTATTTCCGGGCCGCCCACCGCAAGTACCGGCTGGAGCGGGCCGAGCAGCAGTCGTGCCCTTCCTAG
- a CDS encoding hypothetical protein (possible pseudo due to frameshift) has product MVVPEETIMEIAVMKGLATTYVMTTDHRQPLYERQREILASLVAQIHADGDRSLEPMFAADWRAAPDDEARLRVVVDQVASLTDASALSLHERIVGPVPALW; this is encoded by the coding sequence ATGGTGGTGCCGGAGGAGACCATCATGGAGATCGCCGTGATGAAGGGCCTCGCGACGACCTACGTCATGACCACCGACCACCGCCAGCCGCTGTACGAGCGCCAGCGGGAGATCCTCGCGTCCCTCGTCGCGCAGATCCACGCCGACGGCGACCGCTCCCTCGAGCCGATGTTCGCGGCCGACTGGCGCGCTGCTCCGGACGACGAGGCCCGCCTGCGCGTGGTCGTCGACCAGGTGGCCTCCCTGACGGACGCCTCGGCGCTCAGCCTGCACGAGCGCATCGTCGGGCCGGTCCCGGCCCTCTGGTAG
- a CDS encoding MFS transporter yields MSANDAGQETGQSPRHLARVIAITVAAAVGGLLFGFDTAVINGAVDSIQADFELSASVLGFTVAITLLGCAAGAWFAGGLADRWGRKKVMVAAAILFAVNSAGSAYAFSEWDLMAWRLVGGLAIGIASVIVPGYIAEIAPSKWRGGLASVQQLAITIGIFAALLSDASLASAAGGAGSELWWGLSAWRWMLLVGVVPAVVYGVLALIIPESPQFLIRAGRDEAAARVLSRVSGVGNTTGKIRQIRESFEREDRASYRDLRGPAFGLQPILWIGMAIAALQQLVGINAIFYYSTTLWKSVGFSEGDSFTTSVITSIINVAMTFVAIFFVDRVGRRRLLLIGSVGMAVGLLAATLAFLQAEGSGEDITLPGAWGPIALVGANLFVIFFAATWGPVMWVTLGEMFPNRIRSIALGVATMVNWIFNFIVTLTFPWVSENLGLWTMYAAFTVFAVLSFVFVRTRLPEFAGKDLEDNAELTSA; encoded by the coding sequence ATGAGCGCGAACGACGCCGGCCAGGAAACAGGGCAATCACCACGGCACCTCGCACGGGTCATCGCGATCACGGTGGCGGCCGCCGTCGGAGGGCTCCTGTTCGGCTTCGACACGGCCGTCATCAACGGTGCGGTGGACTCCATCCAGGCCGACTTCGAGCTGAGTGCCAGCGTCCTCGGCTTCACGGTGGCCATCACGCTGCTCGGCTGCGCTGCCGGCGCCTGGTTCGCCGGAGGCCTCGCCGACCGCTGGGGCCGGAAGAAGGTCATGGTCGCGGCGGCCATCCTCTTCGCGGTCAACTCCGCCGGTTCGGCATACGCCTTTTCCGAGTGGGACCTCATGGCCTGGCGCCTCGTCGGCGGCCTCGCGATCGGCATCGCCTCGGTGATCGTCCCCGGCTACATCGCGGAGATCGCGCCCTCCAAGTGGCGGGGTGGACTGGCATCGGTGCAACAGCTGGCCATCACCATCGGCATCTTCGCGGCGCTGCTGTCCGACGCCTCGCTCGCGAGTGCCGCCGGAGGCGCGGGCAGCGAACTTTGGTGGGGACTGTCCGCCTGGCGCTGGATGCTGCTGGTCGGCGTCGTACCGGCGGTCGTCTACGGGGTCCTGGCACTGATCATCCCCGAATCCCCCCAGTTCCTCATCCGGGCGGGCCGGGACGAGGCGGCCGCGCGCGTCCTGTCGCGGGTCTCCGGGGTCGGGAACACCACCGGCAAGATCCGGCAGATCAGGGAGAGCTTCGAGCGCGAGGACCGGGCGAGCTACCGCGACCTCCGCGGGCCGGCCTTCGGCCTGCAGCCCATCCTGTGGATCGGCATGGCCATCGCGGCACTGCAGCAGCTGGTGGGCATCAACGCGATCTTCTACTACTCGACGACGCTCTGGAAGTCGGTCGGCTTCAGTGAGGGCGACTCGTTCACGACGTCCGTGATCACCTCGATCATCAACGTCGCCATGACCTTCGTCGCGATCTTCTTCGTCGACCGCGTCGGACGGCGGAGACTGCTCCTCATCGGTTCGGTCGGCATGGCGGTCGGACTCCTCGCCGCGACACTCGCTTTCCTGCAGGCCGAAGGGTCCGGCGAGGACATCACGCTCCCCGGCGCCTGGGGACCGATCGCGCTCGTCGGCGCGAACCTCTTCGTCATCTTCTTCGCGGCCACGTGGGGCCCGGTCATGTGGGTCACCCTCGGTGAGATGTTCCCGAACCGGATCCGGTCGATCGCACTGGGCGTCGCCACGATGGTCAACTGGATCTTCAACTTCATCGTCACCCTGACCTTCCCCTGGGTCAGCGAGAACCTCGGTCTTTGGACGATGTACGCGGCGTTCACGGTCTTCGCGGTCCTCTCCTTCGTCTTCGTCCGGACCAGGCTCCCCGAGTTCGCCGGCAAGGACCTCGAGGACAACGCGGAACTGACGTCCGCCTGA
- a CDS encoding hypothetical protein (possible pseudo due to internal stop codon/frameshift) — MSYPADYKPLTILIAADTYPPNVNGAAQFGYRLAKGMTGRGHDVHVLAPRDSNGRSFTEPGGDWTVHRLRSHSVPTHDYWRICYPWEIKRDISLLFDQVQPDVVHIQCHYMVGEYTLYEAVKRGIRVVATNHFMPENLNPFLPFPEWLKRIVAKNSWKDMGKVMGKAAAVTTPTPLAAKAMHDHAFLTEVLPVSNGIDSSAYELQPGESIEPHDHPTVLFVGRLAEEKHVDVLIDAVARTPEHLQVHLEIVGGGEVKPALQAQAARLGISDRVTFRGLVDDDELRKSYIRASLFCQPGTAELQSLVTLEAMSASTPVLLADAMALPHLVSHGENGFLFAPGDSDDLGRRITEILGMSREDQQKMGAASRALVGQHDINTTLATFEGLYYGTLPAGNPAGGPSAAADTGVDAVRLQ; from the coding sequence GTGAGTTACCCGGCCGATTACAAGCCCCTGACCATCCTGATCGCGGCGGACACGTACCCGCCCAACGTGAACGGCGCAGCCCAGTTCGGCTACCGGCTGGCGAAGGGCATGACCGGGCGCGGACACGACGTGCACGTCCTCGCGCCCCGGGACTCCAACGGCCGCAGCTTCACCGAACCGGGCGGGGACTGGACGGTGCACCGCCTCCGTTCGCACAGCGTCCCCACGCACGACTACTGGCGCATCTGCTACCCGTGGGAGATCAAGCGCGACATCAGCCTGCTCTTCGACCAGGTCCAGCCCGACGTCGTGCACATCCAGTGCCACTACATGGTGGGGGAGTACACCCTCTACGAAGCCGTGAAGCGCGGCATCCGCGTGGTGGCCACCAACCACTTCATGCCGGAGAACCTCAACCCGTTCCTGCCGTTCCCCGAGTGGCTCAAGAGGATCGTCGCGAAGAACTCCTGGAAGGACATGGGCAAGGTGATGGGCAAGGCGGCCGCCGTCACGACGCCCACACCCCTGGCGGCCAAGGCCATGCACGACCACGCGTTCCTGACCGAGGTGCTGCCCGTGTCCAACGGGATCGACTCGTCGGCCTACGAGCTCCAGCCGGGCGAGAGCATCGAACCGCACGACCATCCCACGGTCCTCTTCGTGGGGCGCCTCGCGGAGGAGAAGCACGTCGACGTGCTGATCGACGCCGTCGCCAGGACTCCGGAACACCTGCAGGTCCACCTCGAGATCGTCGGCGGCGGCGAGGTGAAGCCCGCGCTGCAGGCGCAGGCCGCGCGGCTGGGCATCAGTGACCGCGTCACCTTCCGGGGACTGGTCGACGACGACGAACTGCGCAAGAGCTACATCCGTGCGTCGCTGTTCTGCCAGCCGGGCACCGCCGAGCTGCAGTCGCTCGTGACGCTCGAGGCGATGTCCGCGTCCACCCCGGTGCTGCTCGCCGACGCCATGGCGCTCCCGCATCTGGTGTCCCACGGCGAGAACGGGTTCCTGTTCGCGCCCGGCGACTCGGACGACCTGGGTCGGCGCATCACGGAGATCCTCGGGATGTCCCGGGAGGACCAGCAGAAGATGGGGGCGGCGAGCCGCGCCCTCGTGGGCCAGCACGACATCAACACCACGCTGGCCACGTTCGAGGGCCTGTACTACGGGACCCTTCCCGCAGGGAACCCTGCGGGCGGACCCTCGGCCGCCGCGGACACCGGGGTCGACGCGGTCCGCCTACAATGA
- a CDS encoding NAD(P)-dependent oxidoreductase, translating into MDNEGKLILVTGATGYIGGRLVTKLVAEGRRVRVIVRSPQKLKDVPWAGSVEIVQGDLQDADTMRQASRGVDTLYYLVHSMGSGRNFDRREADIAATVARAATEAGVRRIVYLGGLHPDGVELSTHMRSRTQVGRILLESGTPTVAFQAGVVIGSGSASFEMIRHLSDVLPVMPAPKWVLNHIEPIAVRDVIHYLVGALDLVEELNRTFDIGSREVLTYAEMMNQYAEAAGLPRRKILALPVLTPRLAGHWVNLVTPIPRAMAMPLIESLQHDAVTAEHDIDRYIGVPEGGLTGYRRAVDLALGKMRGGEVETSWAGASQIDTEADPLPSDPQWAGHTVFTDVQTYSSTASPQQLWSVIEGIGGENGWYSWPVGWAARGWMDKLAGGVGLRRGRRDAQELLTGEALDFWRVEELVRGERLRLRAEMKVPGRAWLEFRVAPDGSGSSYYQRAVFFPHGLSGRLYWLAVLPFHGFIFTAMARNIAKAAEALPADAEPESAAA; encoded by the coding sequence ATGGACAACGAGGGCAAGCTCATCCTGGTCACCGGAGCAACGGGATACATCGGCGGGCGGCTCGTCACCAAACTCGTCGCCGAGGGGCGCCGGGTGCGCGTGATCGTCCGGTCGCCGCAGAAGCTCAAGGACGTCCCCTGGGCCGGATCGGTGGAGATCGTGCAGGGCGACCTGCAGGACGCCGACACCATGCGGCAGGCGAGCCGCGGCGTGGACACCCTCTACTACCTGGTCCACTCCATGGGGTCGGGGAGGAACTTCGACCGGCGCGAGGCCGACATCGCGGCCACCGTCGCCCGGGCGGCCACCGAGGCCGGCGTCCGTCGCATCGTCTACCTCGGCGGCCTCCACCCCGACGGCGTCGAGCTGTCCACCCACATGCGCTCGCGCACCCAGGTGGGCAGGATCCTCCTCGAGTCCGGCACACCGACCGTCGCCTTCCAGGCCGGCGTCGTCATCGGCTCCGGTTCGGCGTCCTTCGAGATGATCCGCCACCTCTCCGACGTCCTGCCCGTGATGCCCGCGCCGAAGTGGGTCCTGAACCACATCGAGCCGATCGCCGTCCGCGACGTCATCCACTACCTCGTCGGCGCACTCGACCTCGTCGAGGAGCTGAACCGCACGTTCGACATCGGGTCACGGGAGGTCCTGACGTACGCGGAGATGATGAACCAGTACGCGGAGGCCGCCGGCCTGCCGCGCCGTAAGATCCTGGCTTTGCCGGTCCTCACGCCGCGCCTCGCCGGGCACTGGGTGAACCTCGTGACGCCCATCCCGCGCGCCATGGCCATGCCGCTCATCGAGTCGCTGCAGCACGACGCCGTCACCGCCGAACACGACATCGACCGGTACATCGGCGTGCCCGAGGGCGGCCTGACCGGGTACCGTCGGGCGGTGGACCTCGCGCTCGGCAAGATGCGCGGGGGAGAGGTGGAGACGAGCTGGGCCGGAGCCTCGCAGATCGACACCGAAGCCGACCCCCTGCCCTCGGACCCCCAGTGGGCGGGCCACACCGTCTTCACGGACGTCCAGACCTACAGCTCCACGGCCTCCCCGCAGCAGCTGTGGAGCGTCATCGAGGGTATCGGCGGGGAGAACGGCTGGTATTCCTGGCCGGTCGGCTGGGCGGCGCGCGGCTGGATGGACAAGCTCGCCGGCGGCGTGGGTCTGCGGCGCGGACGACGCGACGCGCAGGAACTCCTCACCGGGGAAGCACTCGATTTCTGGCGCGTCGAGGAACTCGTCCGGGGCGAGCGCCTGCGGCTCCGCGCCGAGATGAAGGTTCCCGGCCGTGCCTGGCTGGAGTTCCGGGTGGCACCGGACGGATCCGGCAGTTCCTACTACCAGCGCGCGGTCTTCTTCCCGCACGGCCTGTCGGGCAGGCTCTACTGGCTCGCGGTACTGCCGTTCCACGGCTTCATCTTCACGGCGATGGCCCGGAACATCGCGAAGGCGGCAGAGGCACTGCCCGCGGACGCGGAACCGGAGTCCGCAGCGGCCTGA